A section of the Cyanobacterium stanieri LEGE 03274 genome encodes:
- a CDS encoding DNA double-strand break repair nuclease NurA produces the protein MLDIAKLARQMPEIGQQMQKDAQASVKRLEMAQQLFFQANEHQDNLIKAQELWCDRLIFSPGTPVESLDTAIDIPEAPPSHSVFSSDGSQIAPSHHEIIYCYLINIGRIMLHYGQNLHPLLDSIPEIYYKTEDLYGSRKWGIRTEEWMGYQRTLKEIQILTEMACTWVNPPGAHFNVPNLAMTDGSLAFWFLDTLPTEAREEILNPVIESWEQLRESKIPIVGYISASRSTEAISFLRLMACPYDVPNCNNYCSLDNEKNPCQKVEPLRDSSLWQKILQPRQRSAIFRSNSRILDFYPESQKTHFCYLHGGAEVARIEFPQWIAEDSELLNQALSITLTQIDKGFGYPVALAEAHNLAVVKGGDRTQFFSLIEDQMLRYGVRNVGVSYKEARKRGSIA, from the coding sequence ATGCTTGACATAGCCAAATTAGCTCGACAAATGCCAGAAATCGGGCAACAGATGCAAAAAGACGCCCAAGCTAGTGTAAAAAGATTGGAAATGGCTCAACAACTTTTTTTCCAAGCCAACGAGCATCAAGATAATTTAATTAAAGCACAGGAATTATGGTGCGATCGCCTCATATTCTCCCCTGGCACACCCGTAGAATCATTAGATACAGCCATAGACATACCAGAAGCCCCCCCCAGCCATAGTGTTTTTTCCAGTGATGGCTCACAAATTGCCCCCTCCCACCATGAAATTATCTATTGTTATCTGATTAACATCGGCAGAATAATGCTTCACTATGGACAAAATCTCCATCCCCTACTAGATAGCATTCCCGAAATATACTATAAAACAGAAGATCTTTACGGCTCAAGGAAATGGGGCATCCGCACCGAAGAATGGATGGGCTACCAGCGCACCTTAAAAGAAATCCAAATATTAACAGAAATGGCTTGTACATGGGTAAACCCTCCAGGGGCGCATTTTAATGTCCCGAATTTAGCCATGACAGATGGTTCGTTGGCTTTTTGGTTTTTAGATACCCTGCCCACCGAAGCCAGAGAGGAGATATTAAACCCTGTCATTGAATCATGGGAACAATTAAGGGAAAGTAAAATCCCCATCGTGGGCTATATCAGCGCTTCCCGTAGTACCGAAGCAATCAGCTTTTTGCGCCTCATGGCTTGTCCCTACGATGTACCTAATTGTAATAATTACTGCTCATTGGACAATGAAAAAAATCCTTGTCAAAAAGTAGAACCCCTCAGGGATAGTAGTTTATGGCAAAAAATTTTACAACCTCGCCAAAGAAGTGCTATTTTTCGCAGTAACAGCCGTATTCTGGATTTTTACCCTGAAAGTCAAAAAACCCATTTTTGTTACCTCCATGGGGGTGCAGAGGTGGCTAGAATAGAGTTTCCACAGTGGATAGCAGAGGATTCAGAATTGTTAAATCAAGCCCTTAGTATTACCCTGACTCAAATTGATAAAGGTTTTGGTTATCCCGTAGCCTTAGCCGAAGCCCATAATTTGGCGGTGGTGAAAGGGGGCGATCGCACCCAATTTTTTTCCCTCATCGAAGATCAAATGTTAAGATATGGGGTGCGAAATGTGGGCGTTTCTTATAAAGAAGCCCGAAAACGGGGAAGTATAGCTTAA
- a CDS encoding undecaprenyl-diphosphate phosphatase — protein sequence MSIKSQSSIFTWVSGVLGGLMLVVLSQGVTVAQNLVVETNYQPLNFFQAVFLGFVQGMTEFLPISSSAHLKVVPMALGWGDPGVAFTAIIQLGSILAVISYFWQDLKTLTLGMVKAWHTKNYDTHEFKIGLGIIVGTIPICVVGLSIKAFVADYDSSVVRGLSAIALTSIIMSILLAMAEKFSHPKRNFDDLSIRDGILMGLAQTLALIPGVSRSGSTITAGLFINLERSTAARFSFLLGIPAITIAGLVELRDVLTVNVNAESIMPLVVGTISSAIFSYLAIAWLIRFLQKKKTWIFVWYRLLFGLIILGVIFFN from the coding sequence ATGTCTATAAAGTCTCAATCATCGATTTTTACTTGGGTGTCTGGTGTTTTAGGTGGCTTAATGCTTGTGGTATTGAGTCAGGGGGTAACCGTTGCCCAAAATTTGGTGGTTGAGACAAATTACCAGCCATTAAACTTTTTTCAGGCCGTTTTTTTGGGTTTTGTACAAGGCATGACGGAGTTTTTACCCATCAGTAGCTCTGCTCATTTGAAGGTTGTACCCATGGCGCTCGGATGGGGCGATCCTGGGGTTGCTTTTACTGCTATTATTCAGTTAGGTAGTATTCTGGCAGTTATTTCTTATTTTTGGCAAGATTTAAAAACTCTGACTTTAGGAATGGTTAAGGCATGGCACACCAAAAATTATGATACCCATGAATTTAAAATCGGTTTGGGTATTATTGTAGGTACTATTCCTATATGTGTGGTGGGTTTAAGTATTAAAGCATTTGTGGCTGATTATGATAGCTCTGTGGTTAGGGGATTGAGTGCGATCGCCCTTACGTCCATAATTATGTCCATACTCCTTGCCATGGCGGAAAAATTTTCTCACCCGAAAAGAAATTTTGATGACCTCTCCATTAGAGATGGTATCCTGATGGGATTAGCCCAAACCCTAGCCCTAATTCCGGGGGTGTCTCGCTCAGGCTCAACTATTACCGCAGGATTATTTATTAATTTAGAACGTTCCACGGCCGCCAGATTTTCTTTTTTATTGGGTATCCCGGCCATTACCATCGCCGGATTGGTGGAGTTAAGGGATGTGTTAACGGTTAATGTTAATGCCGAGTCCATTATGCCCCTTGTGGTTGGTACTATATCTTCAGCAATTTTTTCCTATCTAGCCATTGCTTGGTTAATTCGTTTTTTACAGAAAAAGAAAACTTGGATTTTTGTCTGGTATCGCCTTCTTTTTGGTTTAATAATTTTAGGGGTGATCTTTTTTAACTAG
- a CDS encoding tetratricopeptide repeat protein has product MNRKFLSQLTLSLVIGGMGLLNVMSSAEAQQKVSKQLTFQQKEQLYELLTQGKEYIDNGDLNNALNAYRQASSIDDTNARIFSGMGFLYASNGDFSASARAYRRAVSLEPDNASFYGALGYTLAKNGEEAEAIQAYGRALELQPRNVEYHLALGVLSLRNGQHEAVERHYQEIVSLNATNETAYDMMATSLYQQGKYEGAIALLTEAINKFPTNTDLQVKLATAYFQQGDAAEGLKKLESLHVNHLSDANVILKMAMLYEQNEDWEMALSAYRRASSLDPNSVVAHGSIARVLERQGNNIMAIVAYRQFIEVAPQNPYGYHRLGMLLKERSRNEEAATMLKKAEEIYQQRGDVASAQEIKEILK; this is encoded by the coding sequence GTGAACAGAAAATTTCTGAGTCAGTTAACCCTCTCACTGGTAATTGGTGGTATGGGATTACTAAACGTAATGTCTTCTGCCGAGGCACAGCAGAAGGTTAGTAAACAGCTTACTTTTCAGCAAAAAGAGCAACTTTATGAGTTACTAACCCAAGGAAAGGAATATATTGATAACGGAGATTTGAATAACGCTCTTAATGCCTATCGTCAAGCCTCTAGTATTGATGATACCAATGCTCGTATTTTTTCAGGGATGGGCTTTTTGTATGCTAGTAATGGTGATTTTTCTGCATCAGCTAGGGCTTATCGTCGGGCGGTTTCCCTAGAGCCTGATAATGCTAGTTTTTACGGGGCTTTGGGTTATACTTTAGCCAAAAATGGTGAGGAAGCCGAGGCCATACAGGCTTATGGTAGGGCGTTGGAATTACAGCCTAGAAATGTGGAATATCACTTAGCTTTGGGGGTTTTATCCCTCAGAAATGGACAACATGAGGCGGTAGAAAGACATTATCAAGAAATCGTTTCCCTCAATGCAACCAATGAAACCGCTTATGATATGATGGCTACTTCCTTATATCAACAGGGTAAGTATGAAGGTGCGATCGCCCTTTTAACCGAAGCCATCAATAAATTTCCCACCAATACAGATTTACAAGTAAAATTAGCCACTGCTTATTTTCAACAGGGCGATGCCGCCGAGGGATTAAAAAAATTAGAAAGTTTACACGTTAATCACCTCAGTGATGCCAATGTCATCTTGAAAATGGCAATGTTATATGAGCAAAACGAAGACTGGGAAATGGCTCTAAGTGCTTATCGGAGGGCTTCTAGTTTAGATCCTAACTCTGTGGTTGCCCATGGTAGTATCGCAAGGGTGTTAGAAAGACAGGGAAATAATATCATGGCCATTGTGGCTTATCGCCAATTTATCGAAGTAGCACCTCAAAACCCCTATGGCTATCATCGTTTAGGAATGCTTCTCAAGGAAAGAAGTAGAAATGAAGAAGCCGCCACCATGCTCAAAAAAGCAGAAGAAATTTATCAACAAAGGGGGGATGTAGCCTCTGCTCAAGAAATAAAAGAAATTTTAAAATAA
- the nblB gene encoding phycobilisome degradation protein NblB: MSSTPESVKKLLYSEDFGDRIRGINELRNLSPQDAFALIIPVIQDDNVRVRYAAVSQLDTLGGADLAKSKEVLLDRLYNDPESDVRAAAADAIAGLKMKDAYPDLEKVYNSTDDWLIQFSIVAALGELGDSRGFDLLEKALNSDNTLLQTASISALGELGDNRAIDLLLNFVDNDDWQIRHRLAQALGRLGGEKAQGALQKLTQDKSDAVAEEAKNYVDAGS; encoded by the coding sequence ATGAGTAGTACACCAGAATCAGTTAAAAAACTTCTCTATTCTGAGGACTTTGGCGATCGCATCAGGGGCATCAATGAACTTAGAAATCTATCCCCCCAAGACGCTTTTGCCTTGATTATCCCTGTGATTCAAGATGATAATGTCAGGGTGAGATATGCAGCCGTGTCACAACTAGACACCCTCGGAGGGGCAGATTTAGCTAAAAGTAAAGAAGTATTGCTAGATAGATTATATAACGATCCAGAGTCCGATGTTCGGGCAGCAGCCGCCGATGCCATTGCGGGGCTGAAAATGAAGGATGCTTATCCCGATTTAGAAAAAGTGTATAACAGCACCGATGATTGGTTAATCCAATTTAGTATAGTGGCCGCTTTAGGGGAATTGGGGGATAGCCGTGGATTTGATTTACTAGAAAAAGCTCTTAATTCCGATAATACTTTACTACAAACAGCTTCCATCAGCGCCTTAGGGGAATTAGGCGATAACCGAGCCATCGATTTACTTCTAAATTTTGTGGATAACGATGATTGGCAAATTCGCCACCGTCTAGCCCAAGCCCTCGGGCGACTCGGAGGGGAAAAAGCTCAAGGTGCTTTACAAAAATTAACACAAGACAAGTCCGATGCCGTGGCAGAGGAAGCCAAAAACTATGTTGATGCAGGAAGTTAG
- a CDS encoding CBS domain-containing protein has product MNKTVADIMTPSPITVNPDTPLKDAITILAQKKLSGLPVVDKDNKLVGVISETDLMWQETGVEPPPYIMILDSVIYLQNPNRYEKDIHKALGQTVGEVMTNKPITIKSDDSVKRAAQILHEKKISRLPVVDADGNVVGIVTQGDIIQAMALDS; this is encoded by the coding sequence ATGAATAAAACCGTTGCAGATATAATGACACCCTCACCCATCACGGTGAATCCTGATACCCCCCTTAAAGATGCCATTACTATTTTGGCCCAAAAGAAATTGAGCGGCTTACCCGTAGTGGATAAGGATAATAAATTAGTGGGGGTAATCTCTGAAACAGATTTAATGTGGCAAGAAACAGGAGTTGAGCCACCCCCCTATATTATGATTTTAGATAGTGTTATTTATTTACAAAATCCCAATCGTTATGAGAAGGATATTCATAAAGCCCTAGGGCAAACCGTAGGGGAGGTTATGACAAATAAGCCAATTACCATAAAATCCGATGATTCTGTGAAAAGGGCGGCTCAAATTCTCCACGAGAAAAAAATTAGTCGTTTACCCGTAGTGGATGCTGATGGTAATGTGGTTGGTATTGTTACCCAAGGGGATATTATTCAAGCTATGGCTTTAGATAGCTAG